A genomic region of Hyalangium minutum contains the following coding sequences:
- the cheB gene encoding chemotaxis-specific protein-glutamate methyltransferase CheB: MTEAPIRVLVVDDSAFARKVLKQVLSAAPGISVVETARDGLDALEKIAELKPDVVTLDLLMPHLDGLGVLRSLGGAPSPRVVVVSSAGEESELAVTALQAGAVELVHKPTALATDRLYELGAELVAKVRTAAGAVVRPSEPVQPVVKAEPRPVNSTGQRLVVVGTSTGGPAALTRLMSSLPADFPAPLALALHIPPGYTEALAKRLDLNSALEVVEADNGVELRPGRAVLARAGMHLRVARDGDKLVGWLDRVPLQTAHHPSVDVLFQSAAAVWGSGAVGVVLTGMGDDGLEGARAIRAAGGHVLTESAESCVVYGMPRVVVEAGLSNARAPVEEMAALLERYVR; this comes from the coding sequence ATGACGGAAGCCCCCATTCGGGTGCTGGTGGTGGATGACTCCGCCTTCGCGCGCAAGGTGCTGAAGCAGGTGCTCTCCGCCGCCCCGGGTATCTCCGTGGTGGAGACCGCCCGGGACGGGCTGGACGCACTGGAGAAGATCGCCGAGCTGAAGCCGGACGTGGTGACGCTGGACCTGCTGATGCCGCACCTGGATGGGCTGGGCGTGCTGCGCTCGCTGGGGGGGGCGCCCTCTCCGCGCGTGGTGGTGGTGAGCAGCGCGGGCGAGGAGAGCGAGCTGGCGGTGACAGCGCTCCAGGCAGGGGCCGTGGAGCTGGTGCACAAGCCCACGGCGCTGGCCACGGACCGGCTCTACGAGCTGGGCGCGGAGCTGGTGGCCAAGGTGCGCACGGCGGCGGGTGCCGTGGTGCGCCCGTCTGAGCCCGTGCAGCCCGTGGTGAAAGCGGAGCCGCGCCCGGTGAATTCGACCGGACAGCGGCTGGTGGTGGTGGGCACCTCCACGGGGGGCCCCGCCGCGCTCACGCGGTTGATGTCGTCGCTGCCCGCGGACTTCCCGGCGCCGCTGGCGCTCGCGCTGCATATCCCCCCGGGCTACACGGAGGCGCTGGCGAAGCGGCTCGACCTGAACAGCGCGCTGGAGGTGGTGGAGGCGGACAATGGCGTGGAGCTGCGGCCTGGGCGGGCGGTGCTGGCGCGCGCGGGCATGCACCTGCGCGTGGCCCGGGACGGCGACAAGCTCGTGGGGTGGCTGGATCGCGTCCCGCTCCAGACGGCCCACCACCCCTCGGTGGATGTCCTCTTCCAGAGCGCGGCGGCGGTGTGGGGCTCGGGCGCGGTGGGCGTGGTGCTCACGGGCATGGGGGATGACGGGCTCGAAGGGGCTCGGGCCATTCGCGCGGCCGGAGGCCACGTGCTGACCGAGTCCGCCGAGTCCTGCGTGGTGTACGGCATGCCGCGCGTGGTGGTGGAGGCGGGCCTCTCCAACGCGAGAGCCCCCGTGGAGGAGATGGCGGCGCTGCTGGAGCGCTACGTGCGCTGA
- a CDS encoding SDR family oxidoreductase — MPYLRAAGGGSIANVFSIKAKELGPDNIRVNTVLVGMIESARWARRAESSGKPPGVPLGRIGRAEEFADVVAFLVSPRATYVSGTAINVDGRLSDAV; from the coding sequence GTGCCCTATCTGCGGGCCGCGGGCGGTGGCTCCATCGCTAACGTGTTCTCCATCAAGGCCAAGGAACTGGGGCCCGACAACATCCGCGTCAACACCGTGCTCGTGGGCATGATCGAGAGCGCGCGGTGGGCGCGGCGCGCGGAGTCCTCCGGAAAGCCGCCGGGCGTGCCCTTGGGACGGATTGGCCGGGCGGAGGAGTTCGCCGATGTGGTGGCCTTTCTTGTCTCACCGCGTGCCACGTATGTTAGCGGCACCGCTATCAATGTGGATGGCAGGCTGAGCGACGCCGTGTGA
- a CDS encoding OPT/YSL family transporter: MTQPSEAFVEPIPATELALREQLPFAEKPRPVPQLTPRALAWGAVLGCLLGVSNVYLGLLIGVGISVGLTAALIAIPMQRGLAGVAPGWLGREFSLLESCVLQTTASGAGYAVISSLPSVAVAWVLTQGAPVSPARLVAWTLCTSLLGLCFGLLLQRRFLAREELAFPFSVGAAATLRAAQDRPRSSPQARALLASVSGATLVGVSRDILKWVPGMWVPPGSLVMVGVGALMGPRLAVSMLLGWAACFGWLVPALIERGVAESAEAAAPLHTAWAGSVLLVSAVLVHTLRAGVSMLRSLRLRAAAPPAPLEALDALEPPPVPRAVLWAGTGLLALASVAMASLGLGVSWALGLLAVGVSLALTAFTCRVMAETGSPPDVAVNQMASGLLLRGGLMANLVHSSLVFNTSAVGTDLLANLKTAKLLGAGARQQLVAQGVGCTLGVLVLVPIFCLLVPDASAVSGEAARFPGVAGQQVRTLAVLLEQGVGSLPPLQLWSVLLAAVAGVTLALAETLVPRQWHRFIPSALGLGLAFLLPFEVSVVACICIGGVLRWAVPRWRPEAEEQWVLPAACGLISAESLLLVFGTILAAMWAS, from the coding sequence GTGACGCAACCTTCGGAAGCCTTCGTCGAGCCGATCCCGGCCACCGAGCTTGCGCTTCGAGAGCAGCTCCCTTTCGCAGAGAAACCGCGCCCCGTGCCCCAGCTCACGCCGCGGGCCCTGGCCTGGGGAGCGGTGCTGGGCTGTCTGCTGGGCGTGTCCAATGTGTATCTGGGGCTGCTCATCGGTGTGGGCATCTCCGTAGGCCTGACGGCCGCGCTCATCGCCATTCCGATGCAGCGCGGGCTGGCGGGTGTGGCGCCTGGGTGGTTAGGCCGCGAGTTCTCGCTGCTGGAGAGCTGCGTGCTGCAGACCACGGCCTCGGGCGCGGGGTATGCCGTCATCAGCAGCCTGCCCTCGGTGGCCGTGGCGTGGGTGCTGACGCAGGGGGCGCCCGTCTCGCCAGCGAGGTTGGTGGCCTGGACGCTGTGCACTTCGCTGTTGGGGCTCTGCTTCGGGCTGCTGCTGCAGCGGCGGTTCCTGGCCCGCGAGGAGCTGGCGTTTCCCTTCAGCGTGGGCGCGGCCGCCACGCTGCGGGCCGCGCAGGACCGGCCTCGCTCTTCTCCGCAGGCGCGGGCGCTGCTCGCCTCGGTGTCAGGGGCTACGCTGGTGGGAGTCTCCCGCGACATCCTCAAGTGGGTGCCCGGGATGTGGGTGCCGCCCGGATCCTTGGTGATGGTGGGCGTCGGTGCGTTGATGGGGCCGCGGCTCGCGGTGTCCATGCTGCTCGGATGGGCGGCGTGCTTTGGATGGCTGGTGCCAGCCCTGATCGAGCGTGGTGTGGCGGAGTCCGCCGAGGCCGCCGCGCCGCTGCACACCGCCTGGGCCGGCAGTGTCCTGCTGGTCAGCGCTGTGCTGGTCCACACGCTGCGTGCCGGGGTGAGCATGCTGCGCTCGTTGCGTCTCCGCGCCGCCGCGCCGCCCGCGCCCCTGGAGGCACTGGACGCACTGGAGCCTCCGCCCGTGCCCCGAGCCGTGTTGTGGGCAGGCACGGGGTTGCTGGCCCTGGCCTCCGTGGCGATGGCCTCGCTGGGGTTGGGTGTCTCCTGGGCGCTGGGGTTGCTGGCCGTGGGCGTCTCGCTGGCGTTGACGGCCTTCACCTGCCGCGTCATGGCCGAGACAGGTTCGCCCCCGGATGTGGCGGTGAACCAGATGGCCAGCGGGCTGCTCCTGCGCGGAGGCCTCATGGCGAATCTGGTCCACTCCAGCCTGGTCTTCAACACCTCGGCAGTGGGCACGGATCTGCTCGCCAACTTGAAGACGGCGAAGCTGCTGGGCGCGGGCGCCCGTCAGCAGCTCGTGGCCCAGGGGGTGGGCTGTACGCTGGGCGTGCTGGTGCTGGTGCCCATTTTCTGTCTGTTGGTGCCGGACGCCTCGGCCGTGTCGGGGGAGGCCGCCCGCTTCCCGGGGGTGGCGGGGCAGCAGGTGCGCACGCTCGCGGTTTTGCTCGAGCAGGGGGTGGGCAGCCTGCCACCTCTCCAACTGTGGAGCGTGCTCCTGGCGGCCGTGGCGGGTGTGACGCTGGCGCTGGCCGAGACGCTGGTGCCCAGGCAGTGGCACCGCTTCATTCCCTCGGCCTTGGGCCTGGGGCTGGCCTTCTTGCTCCCGTTCGAGGTCTCCGTGGTCGCGTGCATATGTATAGGAGGGGTGTTGAGGTGGGCGGTGCCGCGCTGGCGCCCGGAGGCGGAAGAGCAGTGGGTGTTGCCAGCCGCCTGTGGGTTGATCTCCGCCGAGAGCCTCTTGCTGGTCTTCGGGACGATCCTCGCCGCAATGTGGGCTTCCTGA
- a CDS encoding ATP-binding protein: MTGRRPFPLSALLCVALPALASFVLLRWLGGIQWPYPPLHSSFETAGGLTALAMAAVLLWRRRYARYAPHLLWVATSLICMGLLDVTHSWVNPGPAFFWSRLLPNLLGGLVMLLAWAPEPWTQRHAGPIPLVVGLLTLPLCAALVALPHAWTPGFDSEGAYLPWAKLLNITGGLTFFGAAAFFLRRHRRRGEAEDLVFANQCLLFAMAGVLFGLSHLWDPLWWLFHLLRLLAYLVVLSHVVRVNLRLQAAVESGLTERLERSEGQLRLMADALPVLISFVRWEDGRYVYAYANRGYMEWFRLKREEVEGRPVREVVGDAAYEGVRPLLDRAMAGESFTFERTQPYTRSAPRHVRASYIPQRDARGKVEGVVALVTDITSEQRTRQWAERLQAVTSALSQALTPADVARVSLRELAGANGGADSGSFYVLEAEGGSLRLLQAEGLPETVTAGFARVPLEAEVPVARVIREARPEWLSSREELLAHAPGTEAAVRANSNHSWAALPLLGRKGPLGALMLGFRHEHTLDEEERAFLLAMGQQAAYALERAGLYEAERAAVQVREDFLSVAGHELRTPLTSLMLQLRMLERSLSPETREQSGRRLDVIRRQVARLEALVASLLDVGRLSAGRLELELSEVDMGALLREVLERLGDLFERAGCPVEVEAEPEVRGRWDSGRLDQVMVNLLTNAAKYGAGQPVHVRVEREGDSARLTVRDEGIGIAPEVLPRIFGRFERGVSERQYGGLGLGLYISRELARAMGGEVRVHSRLGEGATFTLELPLAPQRT, encoded by the coding sequence ATGACGGGCCGCCGGCCTTTCCCCCTCTCCGCTCTGCTCTGCGTGGCCCTTCCTGCCCTGGCAAGCTTCGTGCTGCTGCGCTGGCTGGGTGGCATCCAGTGGCCTTACCCTCCGCTCCACTCCTCCTTCGAGACGGCAGGCGGCCTCACCGCGCTGGCCATGGCGGCCGTCCTGCTCTGGCGGCGGCGCTATGCCAGGTACGCGCCGCACCTGCTCTGGGTGGCCACGTCGCTGATCTGCATGGGCCTGCTGGACGTGACGCACTCGTGGGTGAACCCCGGCCCTGCCTTCTTCTGGTCGCGCCTGCTGCCCAATCTCCTCGGGGGGCTGGTGATGCTGCTCGCCTGGGCGCCCGAGCCCTGGACTCAACGGCACGCCGGGCCGATCCCCCTCGTGGTGGGCCTGCTCACCCTGCCGCTGTGCGCAGCCCTCGTCGCGCTTCCCCACGCCTGGACTCCCGGCTTCGACTCGGAAGGCGCCTATCTTCCGTGGGCCAAGCTCCTCAACATCACCGGAGGCTTGACCTTCTTCGGGGCCGCGGCCTTCTTTCTGCGGCGCCACCGGCGGAGAGGAGAGGCCGAGGATCTCGTCTTCGCCAACCAATGCCTCCTGTTCGCCATGGCGGGCGTCCTCTTCGGGCTCAGCCACCTGTGGGATCCGCTCTGGTGGCTGTTCCACTTGCTGCGGCTGCTGGCCTACCTGGTGGTGCTCAGCCACGTGGTCCGTGTCAACCTGCGTCTGCAAGCGGCGGTGGAGTCGGGCCTCACCGAGCGCCTGGAGCGGAGCGAGGGCCAGCTGCGCCTGATGGCGGACGCGCTGCCCGTCCTCATCTCCTTCGTCCGCTGGGAGGACGGCCGCTACGTGTACGCCTACGCGAACCGGGGGTACATGGAGTGGTTCCGCCTGAAGCGCGAGGAGGTGGAGGGCCGGCCCGTGCGCGAGGTGGTCGGGGACGCGGCCTACGAGGGCGTCCGCCCCCTGCTCGACCGGGCGATGGCCGGCGAGAGCTTCACCTTCGAGCGGACCCAGCCCTACACCCGCAGCGCTCCGCGCCATGTGCGCGCCTCGTACATCCCCCAGCGGGACGCACGCGGGAAGGTGGAGGGCGTGGTCGCGCTGGTGACGGACATCACCTCCGAGCAGCGGACGCGCCAATGGGCCGAGCGGCTGCAAGCCGTCACCTCGGCCCTCTCCCAAGCGCTCACCCCAGCGGATGTGGCGCGGGTGAGCCTGCGCGAACTGGCTGGCGCCAACGGCGGCGCGGACTCGGGCTCCTTCTACGTTCTGGAGGCGGAGGGCGGCTCCCTGCGGCTTCTCCAGGCCGAAGGCCTTCCCGAGACAGTCACAGCGGGCTTCGCCCGAGTGCCCTTGGAGGCGGAGGTGCCCGTGGCCCGCGTCATCCGTGAGGCCCGGCCCGAGTGGCTCAGCTCGCGCGAGGAGCTGCTCGCGCACGCCCCGGGCACGGAGGCCGCCGTGCGAGCGAACAGCAATCACTCCTGGGCCGCCCTCCCGCTGCTGGGGCGAAAAGGGCCGCTCGGCGCGCTCATGCTCGGCTTCCGCCACGAGCACACCCTGGACGAAGAGGAGCGGGCCTTCCTGCTCGCCATGGGCCAGCAGGCGGCCTACGCCCTGGAGCGGGCCGGGCTCTACGAGGCGGAGCGCGCGGCCGTCCAGGTCCGCGAGGACTTCCTGTCCGTCGCGGGGCACGAGCTGCGCACGCCCCTCACCAGCCTCATGCTGCAGCTGCGGATGCTCGAGCGCTCGCTCTCGCCGGAGACTCGGGAGCAGAGCGGCCGCCGTCTCGACGTCATCCGCCGGCAGGTGGCCCGTCTCGAGGCGCTGGTGGCGAGCCTGCTCGACGTGGGCCGGCTGTCAGCGGGGCGGCTGGAGCTGGAGCTGAGCGAGGTGGACATGGGCGCGCTCCTGCGCGAGGTGCTCGAGCGGCTCGGGGACCTCTTCGAGCGGGCCGGGTGCCCGGTGGAAGTCGAGGCCGAGCCCGAGGTGCGGGGGCGCTGGGACTCCGGGCGGTTGGATCAGGTGATGGTGAACCTGCTGACGAACGCGGCCAAGTATGGCGCCGGCCAGCCGGTGCACGTCCGCGTGGAGCGCGAGGGAGACAGCGCGCGCCTGACGGTGAGGGACGAGGGCATCGGCATCGCCCCCGAGGTGCTGCCTCGCATCTTCGGCCGCTTCGAGCGCGGCGTGTCCGAGCGGCAGTACGGCGGGCTGGGGCTGGGCCTGTACATCAGCCGCGAGCTGGCGCGCGCCATGGGCGGAGAGGTGCGCGTGCACAGCCGCCTGGGCGAGGGCGCCACCTTCACCCTGGAGCTCCCGCTGGCACCTCAGCGCACGTAG
- a CDS encoding sensor histidine kinase — translation MSEPPAKKRSRRTEPDPGPASGKPAASKRAAPASNPKKAPQTEQAPAPAPATPASAPHSLSLEAFVTSIPDAVFTKDLQGRYLLINEAFARLLGRPVEQIIGRTDMDLFPPEVAATRIARDRQVFASGHAVTFEDVEHTAEGVRVWLSTTGPLKDAEGQVFGVFGSTRDITRYQRVEEEQALNVERLRLCMDAAQVGTWDWDIQAGRIRWSENIASLLGGVPGGPGDTYEAFLQRVLAEDQTRFAEQVATALKAPVDFEAEFRMYVPTGAPRWMRSKVRVLSQGGRATRMIGTLKDVTRDLQLEEESRRAVDFQEQLVGIVSHDIRSPLGAIISWARIMAAGGPPPEEQQRTFKRITSAALRIERLTRLLLDFARARLGGGITLEPRRSDMRELLQKVTHEFRVAYPDRAVVCEVEGTDTHGNWDPDRLAQVLSNLLENALKYSPPDTQVRLLARGEKEQVLLAVHNQGKPIPPELMPHIFEPFRRGPQSSLRTAKTSYGLGLYIVQEIVHAHGGTIEVLSNLEEGTTFTVRLPRLPPAALELMRRRAPAAPQRT, via the coding sequence ATGTCCGAGCCTCCCGCCAAAAAGCGCTCCCGGCGCACCGAACCGGATCCCGGCCCTGCCTCGGGCAAGCCCGCCGCCAGCAAGCGGGCCGCGCCCGCCTCCAACCCCAAGAAGGCCCCCCAGACCGAGCAGGCCCCTGCTCCGGCCCCGGCCACGCCCGCTTCGGCGCCCCACAGCCTCTCCCTGGAGGCGTTCGTCACCAGCATCCCGGACGCCGTCTTCACCAAGGACCTTCAGGGCCGCTACCTGCTCATCAACGAGGCCTTTGCGCGCCTGCTCGGCCGCCCCGTGGAGCAGATCATCGGCCGGACGGACATGGACCTGTTCCCCCCCGAGGTGGCCGCGACCCGGATTGCCCGGGACCGGCAGGTGTTTGCCTCGGGCCACGCGGTGACATTCGAGGACGTGGAGCACACCGCCGAGGGCGTGCGCGTGTGGCTGTCCACCACCGGCCCGCTGAAGGACGCGGAAGGCCAGGTGTTCGGTGTGTTCGGCAGCACCCGCGACATCACCCGCTACCAGCGCGTGGAGGAGGAGCAGGCCCTCAACGTGGAGCGGCTGCGCCTGTGCATGGACGCGGCCCAGGTGGGCACCTGGGACTGGGACATCCAGGCTGGACGCATCCGCTGGTCGGAGAACATCGCCTCGCTTCTGGGCGGGGTGCCGGGCGGGCCGGGAGACACGTACGAGGCCTTCCTCCAGCGGGTGCTGGCCGAGGACCAGACGCGGTTCGCGGAGCAGGTGGCCACGGCGCTGAAGGCCCCCGTGGACTTCGAGGCGGAGTTCCGGATGTACGTGCCCACGGGAGCGCCCCGGTGGATGCGCTCGAAGGTGCGGGTGCTGTCCCAGGGCGGCCGGGCCACGCGGATGATTGGCACGCTGAAGGATGTGACGCGGGACTTGCAACTGGAGGAGGAGTCCCGCCGGGCGGTGGACTTCCAGGAGCAGCTCGTGGGCATCGTCAGCCACGACATCCGCAGCCCGCTGGGAGCCATCATCTCCTGGGCGCGCATCATGGCCGCGGGTGGCCCTCCGCCCGAGGAGCAGCAGCGCACGTTCAAGCGCATCACCTCGGCGGCGCTGCGCATCGAGCGGCTCACCCGGCTGCTGCTGGACTTCGCCCGGGCGCGGCTGGGCGGCGGCATTACCCTGGAGCCGCGGCGCAGTGACATGCGCGAGCTGCTGCAGAAGGTGACGCACGAGTTCCGCGTGGCCTATCCGGACAGGGCCGTGGTGTGCGAGGTGGAGGGCACGGACACCCACGGCAACTGGGATCCGGACCGGCTGGCCCAGGTGCTCTCCAACCTGCTGGAGAACGCGCTGAAGTACAGCCCACCGGACACGCAGGTGCGGCTGCTGGCGCGCGGGGAGAAGGAGCAGGTGCTGCTCGCGGTGCACAACCAGGGCAAGCCCATCCCTCCCGAGCTGATGCCCCACATCTTCGAGCCGTTCCGGCGCGGGCCTCAGTCCTCGCTTCGCACGGCGAAGACCAGCTACGGCCTGGGGCTCTACATCGTCCAGGAGATCGTCCACGCCCACGGAGGGACGATCGAGGTGCTCTCCAACCTCGAGGAGGGGACCACCTTCACCGTACGCCTACCGCGCTTGCCCCCCGCGGCGCTGGAGCTGATGCGGCGCCGCGCCCCGGCCGCTCCGCAGCGCACGTGA
- a CDS encoding glycoside hydrolase family 1 protein, which produces MTHRLLIALPLLLAACSDRPNFDPDVVKATRLGEALPRNFMLGTSTSAHQIEGGNENDWAVWERGQWPDGRPHIKDGTVSGEAADSWNRFDEDVRLMERLGANAYRFGLEWARLEPTPGAWNAEAMARYQSWARTLRQKGITPLVTMYHFTLPTWVSEAGGWENPATLEAFEAYAGRVAEALGGEVDWWCTVNEPNVLAVLGYLDGEWPPGKKDTKAMATVLSHLLEAHARAARQLRQKDTVDADGDGHATRIGLAHHVRVFQPASGTTADTAVAALTDAFFNESVTEAVRTGRIRLSVPGQVSIDREVADLKGSLDYLGINYYTRDYVRQYLGEPALSRQYVPRGRERNDLGWDIYPEGLYLFLTRYAHLGLPLLVTENGMPDQTGERRPYYLQSHLYAVEQARAQGADVMGYFHWSLLDNFEWAEGYEPKFGLFSVDLASPEKTRTETPAVATFQDVARNLGLSPSP; this is translated from the coding sequence GTGACACACCGCCTCCTGATCGCCCTGCCGCTCCTTCTGGCCGCGTGCAGTGATCGGCCGAACTTTGATCCGGACGTGGTGAAGGCCACGCGCCTCGGCGAGGCCCTGCCCCGGAACTTCATGCTGGGCACCTCCACCTCCGCCCACCAAATCGAGGGCGGCAACGAGAACGACTGGGCCGTGTGGGAACGTGGCCAGTGGCCGGATGGCCGCCCGCATATCAAGGATGGGACGGTGTCCGGCGAGGCCGCGGACTCGTGGAACCGCTTCGACGAGGACGTCCGGCTGATGGAGCGGCTGGGGGCCAACGCCTACCGCTTCGGCTTGGAGTGGGCCCGGCTGGAGCCCACGCCCGGAGCCTGGAACGCGGAGGCGATGGCGCGTTACCAGAGCTGGGCCCGCACGCTGCGTCAGAAGGGTATCACTCCGCTGGTGACGATGTACCACTTCACCCTGCCCACCTGGGTCTCCGAGGCGGGGGGCTGGGAGAACCCCGCGACCCTTGAAGCCTTCGAGGCCTACGCGGGACGTGTGGCCGAAGCCCTGGGTGGCGAGGTCGACTGGTGGTGCACGGTGAACGAGCCCAACGTGTTGGCGGTGCTGGGCTACCTGGATGGGGAGTGGCCCCCAGGCAAGAAGGACACGAAGGCCATGGCGACGGTGCTGTCCCATCTCCTCGAGGCCCATGCGCGCGCCGCCCGGCAGCTGCGCCAGAAGGACACGGTGGATGCGGACGGAGACGGCCATGCCACGCGCATCGGCCTGGCCCACCACGTGCGCGTCTTCCAGCCGGCCTCCGGCACCACGGCGGATACGGCGGTGGCGGCCCTCACGGACGCCTTCTTCAACGAGAGCGTGACGGAGGCCGTGCGCACCGGCCGCATCCGCCTCTCCGTGCCGGGCCAGGTGAGCATCGACCGCGAGGTGGCGGACCTGAAGGGCTCGCTCGACTACCTCGGCATCAACTACTACACGCGCGACTACGTCCGTCAGTACCTGGGCGAGCCTGCCCTGTCCCGCCAGTACGTGCCGCGCGGCCGGGAGAGGAATGACCTGGGCTGGGACATCTACCCGGAGGGGCTCTACCTCTTCCTCACGCGCTACGCGCACCTCGGCCTGCCGCTGCTCGTCACCGAGAACGGCATGCCGGACCAAACGGGCGAGCGCCGCCCCTACTACCTCCAGAGCCACCTCTACGCGGTGGAGCAGGCCCGCGCCCAGGGGGCGGACGTGATGGGCTACTTCCACTGGAGCCTGCTGGACAACTTCGAGTGGGCCGAGGGCTATGAGCCGAAGTTCGGCCTCTTCTCGGTAGACCTGGCCAGCCCGGAGAAGACCCGGACAGAGACCCCCGCCGTGGCCACCTTCCAGGACGTAGCCCGGAACCTCGGCCTCTCGCCCAGCCCCTAG